In Lolium perenne isolate Kyuss_39 chromosome 5, Kyuss_2.0, whole genome shotgun sequence, the sequence CTATGGTGATGTAAATAAGTAAGAGAATGCATAAAACTCCCAAGATGCTTGACAACACATCATCACACAATTGATATTCTCCTTAGCCCCCCCCCTCGTATCCCTCAACATCCTGAAAATGGAAAATTGTATTCCGTTTTTACAGGAAGTTCGAAAATCAGTATTGAAAGGCAACCATCAGGTGGTGACTGTTGCCACCAGGCCTAATTTGGCCTATGTTCAGTGCTTGATGCTAGTATAGTGGTGGGTTTAATCCTACAAGCCTGGTCTGATTGATTTTGTTGCATATAGGCCCTGGAGCCATCCATACAGCCTGGGGGTCTAGGTTACCAATTTTAGGCGAAGTGGGGACATAGACCTACACATTAACACATGCATAGAGTGTCACATAATTAATTTAAAGAAGGGGAATCTTTTACAGCTAGCTGCGTTAGCAAGGGGTCACCCAAGTACTATAAGCAAGCAGGGGACATTTTAAGATAAAGACTATCCTAAGAACATCCCTTGAGTTCCGAAAAAAAGAACATCCCTTGAGAACTGTAAGGAAGCCCTAAATTCATATGAAAGGTATATCATGAAAAACAAGAGCCTTTGCAAGGCTGTTTCACAGGCATCTTCCTGCAAAGTAAAAAAGGTCCACAAAGCAATGAGAATTGAGGCATACCTTGGGCCCACTACGAGAGGTTTTGTCAAATGTGTTCCTCATGGAAAATAGTGCCTTGGAATCGGTATAGACCTAAAAAGAAGAAGGATCCTCAGGATCTAAGAAAGAACTTGAACTTGAGTACTTGACCTTGATGGAAAAACATGAGGTAGAATTATAGATTCTATACAGCAAGAAATGAGGCAAAAAGATTTGGCAGCAAGTagtgtactccctccgttttgtTTTAGTCTACATTTTAGATCAATTTTTGTGTTCCATATTAATCTACATTCTAGCTTTTAGTCAACGAAAACAAAGAAAACGAAGTGCTATTTTTCTCTCTATTGGATGTCATTACTTTCAATGTAGCTTTGATTGGTTGAAATAGTACTAATAAATGCATTACTAGTTTGTCTTATTTTTCTGGAATATTGATttaaatggaacagagggagtacatgGAAATCATATAAGTCAGCAGGGTGGTCAAGTGGTGTAGAGGAACCATCACAGTTCGAAATCATCTGAATGTCTGGATAAGCCTCTCGTATAGCATTGTAGAACTTGAGGTAGTTTCCTGTTTAATAAATTAAAGAACATCATGTATCTAAAGACAGCTCATATCAGTGCTAAATAATTGTAATCAGTGCCTCTCAATAGTTCAAGTATAATTTATGCCCTACAACAGGAAGTTATGATAGAACAAGACTAGTTTACATGCAAAATCAACAAAAAAAATAAGGATGAGTACAGATTGGCCTTAAAATAGGAGAATGTAAATACAAAAAAGGGCTATGTGATCAGCGTTGCAACGGATCACCTCACTGAATCCAAAATTTGGGACACGAGGAATGTGATCATCGCTATCAAGACACTGGCAACAGTAGTCTCCCCATGACCTAATGGATGTAAATTCTTCAGCGCAATCAGACTACTAAAATGAAGAGGACTTTTTTTTTCTCACTTTAAGGGACTCCTGTCTGATGATATATATGAGTACTGTCCGGCCTGATAAATACTACTCTCTCCGTCGAATAATATAAGATTTTATTATAACCAATATATGAGTATAATTGTTGcaataacatcttatattataTGGTGGAGGGAGTAGAATGATAAAAGGGCGATGAGGTAATTATAATTATGTTAAAAACATCTAAGGGAAAAAAGATGGCATCATCAAAAAGTTTGACTTGATATCGCCCCCTTTCGCATGATTAAAACTGTGCGACTGAAAGTTGAGTGCTTGATTATCAAATGCGATTTTTCAGCTTGTATGGATGGGTCAAGCGATTTTGAGTTACATACATGTTGCACGCACATATGTTTTTGCAGTTTTTTATATGCACAAATGTGTGTCTCCGAAATCATGTGTAGCCACCTGGCCACCTCCCTGGATTACCTATGTTACTTAGTAAATATATCATGGTCAAGATATACTTACTGTTCACTGACGGTACATCTTAAAATTGTGCACAGCGCTACTTTTGACTTAAGTATGGAAATTCCAGGAAAAATGGCTTGAGTGTGAAATGAATGAGCGGAAAATTTACCATGGTAATTTTTTTTCCCACAATCTTCGTTTCCAATTGCAACATGTTTGACTGGGAATGGTTCAGGATGCCCCATCGCAGCTCTAACAGAACCCCATGTTGATTCAACGCTCCCCCTTGCAAATTCTAGGCTGTCCAATATATCCTGCAGAACAGATGAGAACAGATCCAAAATAATGAACCTAGATCATTAGTTACAAGAAATACCTAAGCCTGAAAATGAAGTAGGAATCTTTTGGTGAGTTTATTACTATTATGAGCTATGAAGAATGCTCTTTGTGCATAATATCATTTATATTTGTGAATGATGTTAACAAGAAAGTAAAGAACTAAGACCAACCTCTGCTTCAATATTGATCATCTAACAAGAAAATATTTATGATGAACTTGGGAGTTCAAACTCCAGGACTTACTTTGACAAAAGGGGCAATAGCAGTTGTATCAACTTCATCATGGTGGCTGATTCCTGAGATTTGAGGGAGAACTTTCCAAATTAAAGAAGGAAACAGTGATCAAAGATATAAAACATCTAATATAATTACCATTGTTGAATACCCAGACCGGGGCAGCACCGAGGTCTTCAGAAAGCTTTAATGTAGATTTCAAAGGTAGTATAAGATCTAGGGTAATAATATAGAAGGAAAGGGTGAAACATTTAAAACTAGTACCTGAAGAAACTCGTAATATCCAAGGCCATCATCTGTCCAGTAATTCCAAACATCTCCGTAGTGTCCAGGCCTCTCTTCCCATGGACCAATAGAATCCCTCCACCTGAATGCGTTTCTTAACCAACTACCTTCAACAAAGCAACCTCCTACAATAGTTACATGTGATCTAATGCATTATTCCAGATATGTTTGATAACATATGTGCAAACATCAAGAATTTAATATTCAATCAGAAAAAGTTTCAACAAACCAGGGAATCTCAAGAACCGGGGCTTTAAATCCATAAGCATGGATATAAGTTCTGTGCGGAAACCGTGTCCCTGAGAATGCAGTAAAATTAAGTATATCAAACTCTCAGATAAAGCCAAGCCATGCACCAGATGCAAAATGATATACTACAACGATCAAACTCACCTTAAGTTTATAGGTTTTAACAAGATTAAAATTCAGTGTAGCTTTTTCTTTAGATGTACTCTTCTCAGTATCAAGATTGACAATGAAAGTATAACTTACCTTGTATGTATCCGAAGGCATGAGTGATACTTGATCAAGCCATACAACTCCCTTCTTGTTAGCTGTTATTTGAAGTCTTGAGGTTCTGTCTGTTCCTTTAGCAACCAAACTCTGGTCCAATTTTATCCAATTTGATGTGCCGGATACTCTGCAGAAGTACAATACTTTCAGCTATTGTAATAGTCAAATATACTTATCATGATGTTCAAATTCGAGGGAAAATATTCTAACCGTATAGCAGCTGAAGCCAGAATCTGTAACCCGTCAGAGCTTGTTAGTGAAACTGTCAGCTCTGTTGTTTCCGGCGACTTAACATGCATAACTAGATTGTAGGTCTTTCCATCTTCTATGTTCTGAAATTGGCATGATGGGTGTGATGGAATTATTTGGAAGGAAACAAATGAAAGGGCGGTACATTACATGCTGTGCCTTTTCTTACAAACACCAGAATATGGAAGCTAGTTACTTTTAGCTTCATGAAGAAAAAACACAAATTGACAGAAATAtagtatgagcaatcaacttatgATCAACATAAACTCATACCATGCCCCAGAACCCAGGGTTGTAAATGCCGACACCACCATCTGGGCAGTTTTCACAGAGAACCTCCATTCTTAGAGAAACAATGTTTCGACTGAAACATGACATACGATCTGTTGCTACAAATACGGATGAATCATCTCCAATTATGGACCACGGGTCAATGTTTGATGGAGTATGGGGCCCTCCAGCTTCAAAACCTGGATCAGTGAAAGCTAAAATTATTCTAAACATCAAATACCAACAGCAACTTCAGTGAATGCCTATCCATTTATTCAAAATGCCTTAGATAAACTGTTTGTACATGTAGTTTTATATCTACGTTCAAAAGTAGTGATGACTGGCTTGAAGATGTGGTAGAATAGACTTGGGCTAAACAGGAAGGATATGTCAATAGGGAATTGTGACCTTCAGGCAGCTATTAAGAAGGGTAGCTCTTTTAATTTTATTGTATATACTTTTCTTCATCTAGATATGAAATCAAGGCTAATGCAAAAACCGGGCAGACTTGCCCTGGTGAAGTCGGTCCTTGGCGCAATCCCCATCCACCAGCTGTTGGTGTTGGCGCCTGTGAAGAAGACCATCAAGCTCATGGAGAAGATCGAGAGAGGCTTCCTTTGGGAGGGGCGGAGCGCAGCAAATGGAGGCAGCTGCCATGTCAATTGGCGGCGAGTCTGCCGGCCCACCTCCCATGGCGGACTCGGAATACAGGACCTACATAGGACAAGCCTAGCTCTCCGCACACGATGGCAATGGCTCAGCCGTACCGACACCAACCGAGCCTGGTCCGGTCTGGACCTACAATTCACCACCGAAGAGGCAGACTTCTTCTTCGCCTCGACAAGCATGACGATCGGCAATGGCCAGACCGCAAAATTCTGGGAGGATCGCTGGATCGGAGGCCGTGCAGTCCGCGAGATCGCACCTGACCTCTATGCCTGCATCCCCAAGCGCCGACGCAAGACTAGGACTGTGGCCGATGGCTTGGCTGCGAACCATTGGGCACAGGATATACATGGCATCATCGGCATCAACGAGCTCGGCCAATACCTACGCCTATGGCAGCTCGTCGAACACACACAGCTGACCACCGACGATGACTCCCTGATCTGGAAGTGGCACAACAGCGGCAACTATACCGCCAAATCAGCCTATCTCGCATCGTTCCAAGGCTCCACTAACTGCGCTTCTTGGAAGCTCATATGGAAGAGTTGGGCGCCTAACCGAGTCAAATTCTTCCATTGGCTCGCCAACATCGATCGATGCTGGACCGCTGATCGACTCGCCAGGCGAGGCCTGCAGCACCATGCCAAATGCCTGCTCTGCGACCAAGAGGCAGAGACCATTCACCACCTCTTCATCGGTTGCCCTTTTTCGCGGCAGCTTTGGCACGAAACTCTATCTTGGCTGCGCATGTCCTGCAGGCCGCCACAGGACGATGCATCCCTAAACGATTGGTGGATCGTGGCAAGGCAGCACACCCCCAAACCAATGCGCAAAGGACTTGCAACCATAACCCTGATGGTGCCCTGGATGATTTGGAAACACCGCAACAGCTGCGTTTTCGATGGACAGCAGCCCTCCATCCGCAGCCTATGTGCTACCATCAAAGACGAAGCGGCGGCCTGGGCTACCGCTGGTGCCAAGGGACTGAGAGACGTGCTGCCTATGACCTGGGATGTGCACTAATTTCCTAGCTGTAATAAACCCCTGTAACACCTCCTAGGAGGCTTGTAAACTTCTATCtcttcaatgaaatgaaacgcaaagagtcctttgcgttttctcgaaaaaaaaaaaaaaaaaaaaaaatgttccAATGGACTAGACAGGATAGGCATCTTGTCACACATCAGTTTTACGCTAGTGCTGTATATTAGTTCAAGATCAATTAGAATTCAGATGGAAGTATACATAAGAAACATGGTACTCGGACATGCTCCAATTGAAATCGTTTAGATTTATCAGAGTATTATAGACACGCAAACAAGAGCATGCTCCAATTGAGTCAGTACCCCATTTGCCACTGATAGGTATTTTGTCACAGTCAATTTTTACTTGTATTaagaagaattaaaattacctctaTTGCTAACAAGTTCTGCCCATATTCCACCAGCCCCGGCATGATTGATCTCCTACATTATTAGTCAATTCAATAGAAGTGAGAACCTGATGGAACATAATTACTACATATGGATCATTctgtgaatgcattgaaacttgagATTCCTTAAAAAGATCGGCATATCTCTCCTCACCTCAAAAAACATCCCAAACAGCGTGTCAGGGATCTTTCGAGCGAGGTTCGGTGAAGCGTCAACACTGAGGCTTGCCTCCTGGGTGACCTCAAACTCCGATGCCAAACACTTGGTCCCCGCGCAGAACAGAAGCAAGAAGCAGAAGATGGCATGAGCGCGACAGGGCGCTTCTTTCGAACCCATACCTCCGCACTAACCAGTCCGTGTATTCCTGTTGAATAAATAACAAAAACATGATGTCTTATGCGTTGCCGGTTCACGTTTGGAGGAAATCGTAAACACTACAGACCACTTGAACATGGCACCTTCAGATTAAAATTCTTGATAACAATTATCAGAACAAACAGAATGTCTACACGTAATATGAGAACTGCTAAGAGCTAACTAGAGTTGTGAAAAAAATATCAAGAAATCTAACCAGCAGTCTGTATTCACACGGAAAATTAAAAGGCTTTTACAGATTATACAACTAAACAACACTAGCTTTAGCACCGGTACTAACTAATTCAACATTTCGTCAAGCAGATCGTCTAGGAAACCAAACCAAGAACCCAAGGCAGGACATCCCAAAACAAGCAGGGCAAAAAATGGAACGATAGTATTTCTAGGAGAGTCCTCACCACACAACACCTTGGCGAGTGAGTGAGAGGTGCAGGAAGGATGCGGCCTTAAGTAGCCGGCCGGCGGTGGCTTCGAAGTGAAGCGTCCGGGAGGAGCAACGGCCTCCGCCGCCGTATGACGGAGGCTGGCTGCGGCACTGCGGGTTGCTTGCCGGGGcgtgcttcggcggcggcggcgctcgacGGCTGACACGTGGGGACCCCAGAGCGAGCGGTGGTGCCTATCCGCATCGTTGGCTTTTTAGCTTTGCGCGGCGCATTCGTCGTGCAAACGATCGTCGAACGGCTTGTTTGTCTGTGGCCGCATCTCTGTGCCCCCACAACTGGGCAAGTGTTCGTCGATACGCTGAAATGTTTCAGTCAAGTAGAAAATACAGTATAGCTATCCTCTGCTCAAAAAGAAAAGACAGTATAAGGGTTCTCTATTATACTAGTACCATTTATCTTTTCTTAACAACATAAACTTTTTACTACAATTTAAATAATCTTCATTATTAGTACAGCTGACAATTAAGATATAATGTGATGTACCATTTATATTTATGTGTTTCTCTAGGTGACAGTAGACTGCTACAGATAGATAGTAGTATAGGTAGCCTCTGCTCGAAAGAAGAAACAAAAAGTATAGCTAGCTTTAAATCAACATCGCCATGTTCTTTGTGTGAATTAATCCATCAACGTTCACAACAGAGAAGGAAAAAACTTTGATAGATACGCATGCTCGCGTACATCCGTCAAACGGAAGATCATTGTTGCCGTCACAACGGACATACACGCATTGAACCGTGCGTCGAGGgttgctccggtgctcccccccTAAATAAAGTTGAAGAGTTATAGATGGATTTTTTTCCTATGTTGGGTCCGCCGAAATCCATATCTAGCCAATGTATACCAGTCTATGTTGATACGGTATGTGTACGTCGcgtaagaaaaaaaaagaggtcaCATGAGCAAGATCTTTATAGGATCTTTCTATTTCTGCACACGCACGTGACCGTAGATACGTAAAAAACAAGGTAACCACAACACGGGCCATACGGGCCTATACAGGGTTGTACGGATGGTGCACCTACACTAAAATTACAATCGTGCCCTCGCTTACGAACATATATGACAAGATCTCCACCGTTATTGTGTTTAACGAGCCTAAAAAATTCCAGGggaggagcaccggagcagaagtGCCGTGCGTCGAAACGAAACCGAAAAATGGGCATGCACAAGAGGATGTGGCTCATGCATGCGGCAGCCGAAGGCCGACGACCTGGGGCTGCCCTTTTGTCTTCTGATGCCTATGCTCACTTTATTTGAAATGTGTTTTAAAcatattttaaaaaattaaaacatTTATAAATACCATGTGTATATCTCCACATTCTATTTTCTTATTAAtaatttcagcaaaaaccgactTTTTAAGCACAGAAAAAGAGATGCCATCTTGTAGCTGGTGGTCGATCACATTCAAGAAAGAGATGCAGAGTACAGGTTCAGGAATTCTCAGCCATAACAAACAAGAAAAACAACCACTTAATGGTAGTATGTACATGACTATCCATATAGTTCAGTATTAGTAAAACAAGTACATAATTAATTAGCTAGTAATATACAAGATATCTAATAAAAATGGAACAGCCAAAAAGCACAGCaggcctaaacaaacctaaacgagTCGTTTGACTGCTACTGATGTTTTAGCAGATTTTTGCATAATCATGCTTCTGCGTACTAAAAAGGTGCAATTGATCGAATTTTAAAATAAGCATAAATTTGCCTTAGGTtagagaaaaaaataaaaaatcgtgTCTGATCCCAGGTTCGAACTGGGGACCTTTAGTGTGTGAGACTAACGTGATAACCAACTACACCAACCAGACATCTTTGTTTATGTATGTAAACTAATCGTACTTATTCACGAAAGAACAGAATGACCAAAACAGAACACCCGAGGTACACCTTCAGCTGTAAGAAGCAGGGATGCATCACGAAGGAGCATCCGAGATACGCTTTCAGCTGTAAGACGCGGGCACGGTCTCTGCGCCATATGTTTGCGTACCTTCGATGAAATTAAAAGGTGTTTGCACCCACAAATCAAAAGCATATTGGCTAGTGTCAAAGTGACCACTTCATAATAGTGGATTAATTAAGGGGACCAATGACACTTCGGGCCAGATAAGGATCCATCTGTAGTATCGAGCAGTATGATTCTGCTGAACGCCAAGGTGTAGTCCAAAGCGAGATGTCGCCCTGGATAAGCTGTTAACAGGGTTGGGTTTGAAGGAGAGGTAAAACCTTACGAACATATGCCTAAAAGGCTGACTTGGACGCATAGTCTTTAATGAGTGATATTGATTAGCATAATTAAAAGGTAATAGAAATATTTCTAAATTTCAAAACTTTGTGAAAACAATTATCTGGATTCTGTGCTATCCTCGAAGCCAGCCATGGGTGTTGGGGGCAAATATCTTTCCAAACTTCCAGGCAAAGAGCTTGGCTTGTTTTATCCTCTTTCAATCATTTTCACCGAGGAGTTCTAATACTAGCAGTGAGTTTAGAGATTAACTTTTTGAAGAATAAAATGTTTGACATGTAAGCAACCTTGGCCACATATGAGATATGATTATAACCTTGTAAGTAGTGAGTTTAGATTTGAATTTCACGATAAAGTTCCATTTTTGTTGAAAACAACAAACTGAGGCAAAGAATGGGTTTGTAACAACTGACACGTTACATGCAACGTAGAAGAATCATTTTATTCTTGTTGGTTTCTTTGGTGACTCCTCAAATAATTTGCTTATAAGTGCATGTTTCATTTTACTGCATTTTCACGCACTCATATTTCGTTTAGGCACaaccactagtagaaaatgggCATTTTGTTCAGCTGCCGAGAGCATTAGTTTCCGCGTTTGGAACCGGGATTAATATGAGCATTAGTCCCAGTACCAACGGATAGTACGCCGTACGGTTTTAGTTTCGAGTCAAACAGAACATTTAGTCCTGGTTAGAGatactgttgcctgccaaaacccaccggcgagcagcgacgagcaacacgaagagccgggaggctcccaggactgctggtgggccctggtccctcgggcgacggcccgcaaaactccggcacacgtcctggctggtgcaagggcgtgccacctgacctatacctggtcaggaaggtgatggattgcttcgattaatttcctgcatggcagacacgtaaacattaaatacgagcctcgatcggctctcaggttatcctgtgaatcggctcaaggagccgatccacccatgattcgtattggatctatcataacatggtggtcctgcttgatcaatactaagttaaaacgatctacgatgatctagggttttcaccacataaccggaacgtcctacacgtagttgagcctggcagatacgaaagataacagaaaaccagccctagcaaaggcctaaaaaccaacatagagttgattcccggaacatctcctctaggatcagcaaaccgtaccttgcgcactactggatcattcaacccgtttgcaaggcctaaccatatggatatcaaactaatccttgaagaacaaggaacaaccataacagatcgaatctactaaataaagactaaacaagatgctgcccttacacctaagataggtgcaagggcagctagatatccagggacagcataactaagcaaatatactagaaaagtatcgatgctagccctaacacatctatgataaaggtgttactcgccatcaacaaggcttcagcacgagcaacacaaacaacgaataaacaagatgctgctgctc encodes:
- the LOC127299962 gene encoding alpha-L-arabinofuranosidase 1, with product MGSKEAPCRAHAIFCFLLLFCAGTKCLASEFEVTQEASLSVDASPNLARKIPDTLFGMFFEEINHAGAGGIWAELVSNRGFEAGGPHTPSNIDPWSIIGDDSSVFVATDRMSCFSRNIVSLRMEVLCENCPDGGVGIYNPGFWGMNIEDGKTYNLVMHVKSPETTELTVSLTSSDGLQILASAAIRVSGTSNWIKLDQSLVAKGTDRTSRLQITANKKGVVWLDQVSLMPSDTYKGHGFRTELISMLMDLKPRFLRFPGGCFVEGSWLRNAFRWRDSIGPWEERPGHYGDVWNYWTDDGLGYYEFLQLSEDLGAAPVWVFNNGISHHDEVDTTAIAPFVKDILDSLEFARGSVESTWGSVRAAMGHPEPFPVKHVAIGNEDCGKKNYHGNYLKFYNAIREAYPDIQMISNCDGSSTPLDHPADLYDFHVYTDSKALFSMRNTFDKTSRSGPKAFVSEYAVTGKDAGRGSLLASLAEAAFLTGLEKNSDIVQMASYAPLFVNDNDQTWNPDAIVFNSWQQYGTPSYWMQKLFRESSGAMIHPITVSSNYSGSLAASAITWHDNDNSFLRVKIVNFGPDAVSLTILTTGIEDSVNTLGSTATVLTSGSVMDENSFINPNKVVPVTVQLRNAAEEMQVTLSPHSFTAFDLALAQSKLVAEM